A region from the Enterobacter roggenkampii genome encodes:
- the ubiH gene encoding 2-octaprenyl-6-methoxyphenyl hydroxylase has translation MSVIIVGGGMTGATLALAISHLTQGQLPVHLVEAVAPEASNHPGFDARAIALAQGTCQQLSRIGIWQAIADRATAIGTVHVSDRGHAGFVTLDAQDYRIDALGQVVELHDVGLRLFRLLQDAPGVTLHCPARVASVSRSDASVSVTLESGTVLEGQLLVAADGSRSSLGTQCGVEWRQQPYGQVAVIANVSTAADHNGRAFERFTQHGPLAMLPMSDGRCSLVWCHPQDKAEEVKAWSDERFCTELQKAFGWRLGRITHAGKRTVYPLSLTTASQSVSHRLALVGNAAQTLHPIAGQGFNLGLRDVMSLAESLAQAWGEQKDCGAYSVLSHYQKRRQADKEATIGVTDGLVHLFANRWAPLVAGRNLGLMAMELFIPARDVLAQRTLGWVAR, from the coding sequence ATGAGCGTGATTATCGTGGGCGGCGGCATGACCGGGGCCACGCTGGCGCTGGCCATTTCGCATTTGACGCAGGGCCAGCTTCCGGTGCACCTGGTGGAAGCCGTTGCGCCAGAGGCGTCAAACCACCCTGGTTTTGATGCCCGCGCCATTGCGCTGGCGCAGGGCACCTGCCAGCAGCTTTCCCGCATTGGGATCTGGCAGGCGATTGCCGACCGCGCCACGGCGATCGGGACCGTTCACGTCAGCGATCGCGGACATGCAGGCTTTGTCACGCTGGACGCGCAGGATTACCGGATTGATGCCCTGGGTCAGGTTGTTGAGCTGCACGACGTCGGATTGCGTCTGTTCCGCCTGCTCCAGGACGCGCCGGGCGTCACGCTGCATTGCCCCGCGCGCGTGGCCAGCGTGAGTCGGAGTGACGCGTCGGTCAGCGTGACCCTGGAAAGCGGTACCGTCCTTGAAGGCCAGCTTCTGGTCGCTGCGGACGGTTCGCGCTCGTCGCTCGGTACCCAGTGCGGCGTGGAGTGGCGCCAGCAGCCTTACGGCCAGGTGGCGGTCATTGCGAACGTCTCTACCGCAGCTGACCACAACGGCAGGGCCTTTGAGCGCTTTACGCAGCATGGCCCGCTGGCGATGCTGCCGATGTCGGACGGGCGCTGTTCCCTGGTCTGGTGTCACCCGCAGGATAAGGCGGAAGAGGTTAAGGCCTGGTCCGACGAACGTTTTTGTACCGAGCTGCAGAAAGCCTTTGGCTGGCGGCTGGGGCGTATTACCCATGCCGGCAAGCGGACGGTCTACCCGCTTTCGCTGACCACGGCGTCTCAGTCTGTCTCCCATCGTCTGGCGCTTGTCGGTAACGCCGCGCAGACGCTGCACCCTATCGCGGGGCAAGGTTTCAACCTTGGCTTACGCGATGTCATGAGCCTGGCCGAATCTCTGGCGCAGGCGTGGGGCGAGCAAAAAGACTGTGGGGCCTATTCGGTGCTGAGTCATTACCAGAAGCGCCGACAGGCGGATAAAGAGGCCACCATCGGTGTGACCGATGGTCTGGTTCATCTTTTTGCCAATCGCTGGGCACCGCTGGTTGCGGGTCGCAACCTTGGGCTGATGGCGATGGAATTATTCATTCCGGCACGTGACGTGCTGGCGCAGCGGACCCTGGGTTGGGTCGCGCGTTAA
- the argP gene encoding DNA-binding transcriptional regulator ArgP, translated as MKRPDYRTLQALDAVIRERGFERAAQKLCITQSAVSQRIKQLENMFGQPLLVRTVPPRPTEQGQKLLALLRQVELLEDEWLGDEQTGSTPLLLSLAVNADSLATWLLPALAPVLADSPIRLNLQVEDETRTQERLRRGEVVGAVSIQPQALPSCLVDQLGALDYLFVGSKAFAERYFPNGVTRAALLKAPAVAFDHLDDMHQAFLQQNFDLPPGSVPCHIVNSSEAFVQLARQGTTCCMIPHLQIEKELKSGELIDLTPGLYQRRMLYWHRFAPESRMMRNVTDALLAYGHKVLRQD; from the coding sequence ATGAAACGTCCGGACTACAGAACACTACAGGCACTTGATGCAGTTATTCGTGAACGAGGCTTTGAGCGCGCGGCGCAAAAGCTTTGCATCACGCAGTCCGCCGTCTCTCAGCGTATCAAACAGCTTGAAAACATGTTCGGCCAGCCGCTGCTGGTGCGTACCGTGCCGCCACGTCCAACAGAGCAAGGGCAAAAGCTCCTCGCTCTGCTGCGTCAGGTTGAACTGCTGGAAGACGAGTGGCTGGGTGACGAACAAACGGGCTCTACGCCGCTGCTGCTCTCTCTGGCGGTCAACGCCGACAGTCTGGCAACCTGGCTGCTGCCGGCCCTGGCGCCGGTCCTCGCGGACTCCCCTATCCGTCTGAATTTGCAGGTTGAAGACGAAACCCGCACCCAGGAACGCCTGCGTCGCGGTGAAGTGGTTGGGGCGGTCAGTATTCAGCCTCAGGCGCTGCCAAGCTGCCTTGTCGATCAGTTAGGCGCCCTGGACTATCTGTTTGTGGGTTCAAAAGCCTTTGCGGAACGCTACTTCCCCAACGGCGTCACCCGCGCGGCGCTGCTGAAAGCCCCTGCCGTGGCCTTCGACCATCTGGACGATATGCATCAGGCGTTCCTGCAGCAAAACTTCGACCTGCCGCCGGGCAGCGTGCCGTGCCATATCGTGAACTCGTCAGAAGCCTTCGTGCAGCTTGCACGCCAGGGCACGACCTGCTGCATGATCCCGCACCTGCAGATTGAGAAAGAGTTGAAAAGCGGTGAGCTGATTGACTTAACGCCGGGGCTGTATCAGCGTCGGATGCTCTACTGGCACCGTTTTGCGCCGGAAAGCCGCATGATGCGCAACGTCACTGACGCGCTGCTGGCGTACGGGCATAAGGTATTGAGACAGGATTAA
- the zapA gene encoding cell division protein ZapA has protein sequence MSAQPVDLQIFGRSLRVNCPPEQRDALNQAADDLNQRLQDLKERTRVTNTEQLVFIAALNISYELTQEKAKTRDYAASMEQRIKMLQQTIEQALLDQGRNPERPGPKFE, from the coding sequence ATGTCTGCACAACCCGTCGATCTCCAGATTTTTGGCCGTTCACTGCGAGTGAATTGTCCGCCTGAACAAAGGGATGCTTTGAATCAGGCTGCGGACGATTTGAATCAGCGGTTGCAAGATCTAAAAGAACGCACTAGAGTCACAAATACTGAGCAGCTGGTTTTCATCGCCGCGTTGAACATCAGCTATGAACTGACTCAGGAAAAAGCGAAGACCCGCGACTACGCGGCAAGCATGGAGCAGCGCATAAAAATGCTCCAGCAGACCATAGAACAAGCATTGCTTGATCAAGGTCGCAATCCCGAAAGACCGGGACCCAAGTTTGAATAA
- a CDS encoding 5-formyltetrahydrofolate cyclo-ligase, with product MTQFPEVSASRQDIRQLIRQRRRALTPEQQAHFAQQAAARMMAYPPVVMARTVALFLSFDGELDTQPLIEQLWRAGKKVYLPVLHPFSEGNLLFLHYHPQSELVVNRLKITEPKLDVRDVLPLSQLDVLITPLVAFDEQGQRLGMGGGFYDRTLQNWQQYGLQPVGYAHDCQGVEALPVEKWDVPLPAVVTPSKIWVW from the coding sequence ATGACTCAATTCCCTGAAGTTTCGGCTTCACGCCAGGACATCCGTCAGCTCATTCGCCAGCGCCGTCGTGCGTTAACTCCAGAACAGCAAGCGCATTTTGCCCAGCAGGCCGCCGCCCGTATGATGGCGTATCCCCCTGTCGTGATGGCGCGCACGGTTGCCCTGTTTCTGTCGTTTGACGGCGAACTGGACACCCAACCGCTGATAGAGCAGCTCTGGCGCGCCGGGAAGAAGGTATACCTGCCGGTGCTGCACCCGTTCAGCGAAGGCAATCTGCTTTTTTTGCACTATCACCCGCAGAGCGAGCTGGTGGTGAATCGTCTGAAAATCACCGAGCCGAAACTTGACGTGCGCGACGTGCTGCCGCTGTCACAGCTGGATGTGCTGATTACGCCGCTGGTGGCGTTTGATGAGCAGGGACAGCGCCTGGGAATGGGCGGTGGTTTTTACGACAGAACGCTACAAAACTGGCAGCAGTATGGTTTGCAGCCGGTAGGCTACGCGCATGATTGCCAGGGCGTGGAGGCGTTGCCGGTGGAGAAATGGGATGTGCCGTTACCGGCGGTGGTGACGCCCAGCAAAATCTGGGTCTGGTAG
- the serA gene encoding phosphoglycerate dehydrogenase — MAKVSLEKDKIKFLLVEGVHQKAIDSLRAAGYTNIEFHKGALDTEELKASIRDAHFIGLRSRTHLTEDVIAAAEKLVAIGCFCIGTNQVDLNAAAKRGIPVFNAPFSNTRSVAELVIGELLLLLRGIPEANAKAHRGVWNKLAAGSYEARGKKLGIIGYGHIGTQLGILAESLGMHVYFYDIESKLPLGNATQVQHLSDLLNMSDVVSLHVPENASTKNMMGAEELALMKPGSLLINAARGTVVDIPALCDALKRKHLAGAAIDVFPTEPATNSDPFTSPLCEFDNVILTPHIGGSTQEAQENIGLEVAGKLSKYSDNGSTLSAVNFPEVSLPLHGGRRLLHIHENRPGVLTAINQIFAEQDVNIAAQYLQTNSQMGYVVIDIEADDDVAEKALLSMKAIPGTIRARLLY; from the coding sequence ATGGCAAAGGTATCACTGGAGAAAGACAAGATTAAATTCCTGCTGGTCGAGGGCGTGCATCAAAAAGCAATCGATAGCCTTCGTGCGGCAGGTTACACCAACATCGAATTTCACAAAGGCGCGCTCGATACCGAAGAGCTGAAAGCGTCCATCCGTGATGCCCACTTCATTGGCCTGCGATCCCGTACTCACCTGACTGAAGATGTGATTGCCGCGGCGGAAAAGCTGGTGGCTATCGGCTGCTTCTGCATCGGTACCAACCAGGTTGACCTGAATGCTGCTGCGAAACGCGGTATTCCTGTCTTTAACGCCCCGTTCTCCAACACCCGTTCCGTGGCGGAGCTGGTGATTGGCGAACTGCTGCTGCTCCTGCGCGGCATTCCGGAGGCTAACGCCAAAGCACACCGCGGCGTCTGGAACAAACTGGCTGCAGGCTCCTACGAAGCCCGTGGGAAAAAACTGGGTATCATCGGCTATGGCCACATCGGTACCCAACTGGGGATTCTGGCGGAATCTCTCGGTATGCATGTCTATTTTTACGATATCGAAAGCAAGCTGCCGCTGGGCAATGCCACCCAGGTTCAACACCTGTCTGACCTGCTGAACATGAGTGACGTGGTAAGTCTGCACGTGCCGGAAAATGCGTCCACCAAAAACATGATGGGCGCAGAAGAGCTGGCGCTGATGAAGCCGGGCTCACTGCTGATTAACGCCGCGCGCGGCACGGTGGTCGATATCCCTGCGCTGTGCGATGCGCTGAAGCGTAAGCATCTGGCAGGGGCGGCCATCGACGTTTTCCCAACGGAGCCCGCCACCAACAGCGATCCGTTCACCTCTCCGCTGTGCGAGTTCGACAACGTGATCCTGACGCCGCACATCGGCGGGTCTACGCAGGAAGCGCAGGAGAATATCGGTCTGGAAGTGGCAGGTAAGCTGAGCAAATACTCCGACAACGGTTCTACGCTCTCTGCGGTGAACTTCCCGGAAGTGTCTCTGCCGCTGCACGGCGGTCGTCGTCTGCTGCACATCCACGAAAACCGTCCAGGCGTGCTCACCGCGATCAACCAGATCTTTGCCGAGCAGGACGTCAACATTGCCGCGCAGTATCTGCAGACCAACTCGCAGATGGGCTATGTGGTCATTGATATCGAAGCGGATGACGATGTGGCCGAGAAAGCGCTGCTGAGCATGAAGGCCATTCCAGGGACGATTCGCGCGCGTCTGCTTTACTGA
- the rpiA gene encoding ribose-5-phosphate isomerase RpiA has product MTQDELKKAVGWAALQYVQPGTIVGVGTGSTAAHFIDALGTMKGQIEGAVSSSDASTEKLKSLGITVFDLNEVDRLGIYVDGADEINGHMQMIKGGGAALTREKIIASVADKFICIADASKQVDILGNFPLPVEVIPMARSAVARQLVKLGGRPEYRQGVVTDNGNVILDVHGLEILDAIALENAINGIPGVVTVGLFANRGADVALIGTADGVKTIVK; this is encoded by the coding sequence ATGACGCAGGATGAACTGAAAAAAGCAGTAGGATGGGCCGCTCTCCAGTACGTACAGCCGGGTACCATTGTCGGTGTCGGTACGGGATCAACCGCGGCACACTTTATCGATGCGCTGGGCACGATGAAGGGGCAGATCGAGGGCGCGGTTTCCAGCTCTGATGCTTCCACGGAAAAGCTGAAAAGCCTCGGCATTACCGTTTTCGATCTTAACGAAGTGGATCGTCTGGGGATTTACGTTGATGGCGCGGATGAAATCAACGGCCACATGCAGATGATCAAAGGCGGCGGCGCGGCGCTGACGCGCGAAAAAATCATCGCCTCCGTTGCGGACAAGTTTATCTGCATCGCCGACGCCTCCAAGCAGGTGGACATTCTGGGGAATTTCCCGCTGCCGGTTGAAGTGATCCCGATGGCCCGCAGCGCGGTTGCCCGTCAGCTGGTCAAGCTGGGCGGTCGTCCGGAATATCGTCAGGGCGTAGTGACCGACAACGGCAACGTGATCCTCGACGTTCACGGTCTGGAAATTCTTGACGCGATTGCGCTGGAAAACGCCATCAACGGCATTCCAGGCGTAGTGACCGTAGGGCTATTCGCCAACCGTGGCGCGGATGTGGCGCTGATCGGCACCGCTGACGGCGTGAAAACCATCGTAAAATGA
- a CDS encoding YecA family protein has translation MSIQNEMPGYKDLNQLLNQQGVGLTPAEMHGLISGMLCGGNSDSSWQPLIHDLTNEGLAFGHELAEALRKMHAAISDSLEDDGFLFQLYLPDGDDVSVFDRADALAGWVNHYLLGLGVTQPKLDKVTGEAGEAIDDLRNIAQLGYDEDEDQEELEMSLEEIIEYVRVAALLCHDNFTRSQPTAPEVRKPTLH, from the coding sequence ATGTCTATACAGAACGAAATGCCTGGTTACAAGGATTTAAACCAGTTACTGAACCAGCAGGGAGTCGGTTTAACCCCTGCCGAAATGCACGGTCTGATCAGTGGCATGCTGTGCGGCGGAAACAGCGACAGCTCCTGGCAGCCGCTGATCCACGACCTCACGAATGAAGGGCTGGCGTTTGGTCACGAGCTGGCGGAAGCGCTGCGTAAAATGCACGCCGCCATCAGCGATTCGCTGGAAGACGATGGCTTCCTTTTTCAGCTTTATCTGCCTGACGGCGACGACGTCAGCGTGTTCGATCGCGCCGATGCGCTGGCCGGCTGGGTAAACCACTATCTGCTGGGGCTGGGCGTCACGCAGCCTAAACTGGATAAAGTGACCGGCGAAGCGGGTGAAGCGATCGACGACCTGCGCAACATTGCCCAGCTTGGCTACGATGAAGACGAAGACCAGGAAGAGCTGGAAATGTCTCTCGAAGAGATCATCGAGTACGTGCGCGTGGCGGCACTGCTGTGCCACGACAACTTTACGCGCTCACAGCCGACCGCACCGGAAGTTCGTAAGCCAACCTTACATTAA
- the pepP gene encoding Xaa-Pro aminopeptidase, which yields MSSQEYSRRRQSLLAKMQPGSAALIFAAPEVTRSADSEYPYRQSSDFWYFTGFNEPEAVLVLIKSNDTHNHSVIFNRVRDLTAEIWFGRRLGQEAAPAKLGVDRALAFSEINQQLYQLLNGLDVLYHAQGEYAYADEIVFTALDKLRKGSRQNLSAPATLTDWRPVVHEMRLFKSEEELNVMRRAGEISALAHTRAMEKCRPGMFEYQLEGEIHHEFNRHGARYPSYNTIVGGGENGCILHYTENESALRDGDLVLIDAGCEYQGYAGDITRTFPVNGKFSPAQRAIYDIVLESLETALKLYRPGTSMQEVTGEVVRIMITGLVRLGILKGDVDTLIAENAHRPYFMHGLSHWLGLDVHDVGAYGADRSRVLEPGMVLTVEPGLYIAPDADVPEEYRGIGIRIEDDIVITETGNENLTASVVKNADDIEALMAAARA from the coding sequence ATCTCGAGTCAAGAGTATTCGCGCCGCCGTCAGTCGCTGCTGGCGAAAATGCAGCCGGGCAGCGCCGCGCTAATTTTTGCCGCGCCCGAAGTGACGCGCAGCGCCGACAGCGAATATCCCTATCGCCAGAGCAGCGATTTCTGGTACTTCACCGGCTTTAACGAGCCGGAAGCGGTACTGGTGCTGATTAAAAGCAATGACACCCACAACCACAGCGTGATTTTCAACCGCGTGCGCGACCTGACGGCCGAAATCTGGTTTGGCCGCCGCCTGGGCCAGGAGGCCGCGCCGGCGAAGCTGGGCGTTGACCGTGCGCTGGCGTTTAGCGAAATCAACCAGCAGCTCTACCAGCTGCTTAACGGCCTCGACGTGCTCTATCACGCGCAGGGCGAATATGCCTACGCCGATGAGATTGTCTTCACCGCGCTGGATAAGCTGCGCAAAGGCTCGCGCCAGAACCTGTCCGCACCGGCCACGCTGACGGACTGGCGTCCGGTGGTGCATGAGATGCGCCTGTTCAAGTCTGAGGAAGAGCTAAATGTGATGCGCCGCGCGGGCGAAATCAGCGCGCTGGCACACACCCGCGCCATGGAGAAATGCCGTCCCGGGATGTTCGAATACCAGCTGGAAGGCGAAATTCACCACGAATTTAACCGCCACGGCGCGCGCTATCCCTCCTACAACACCATTGTCGGCGGCGGCGAAAACGGCTGCATTCTGCACTACACCGAAAACGAAAGTGCGCTGCGCGACGGCGATCTGGTGCTGATTGACGCCGGTTGCGAATATCAGGGCTATGCGGGGGACATCACCCGTACCTTCCCGGTGAACGGTAAATTCTCGCCGGCACAGCGCGCGATTTACGACATTGTTCTCGAATCCCTTGAGACAGCGCTCAAACTGTATCGTCCGGGGACTTCCATGCAGGAAGTGACCGGCGAAGTGGTGCGCATCATGATTACCGGTCTGGTCAGGCTCGGGATCCTGAAAGGGGATGTCGACACCCTGATTGCTGAAAATGCGCACCGACCGTATTTCATGCACGGCCTGAGCCACTGGCTGGGGCTGGACGTGCATGACGTTGGCGCATACGGCGCCGACCGTTCGCGCGTGCTGGAGCCGGGCATGGTGTTAACCGTGGAGCCGGGTCTCTACATCGCGCCGGATGCCGACGTGCCAGAAGAATACCGCGGGATTGGCATTCGTATTGAAGACGATATCGTGATTACCGAAACCGGTAACGAAAACCTGACCGCCAGCGTCGTGAAAAACGCTGACGATATCGAGGCGCTGATGGCAGCGGCGCGCGCATGA